One Hydrogenophaga crassostreae genomic region harbors:
- a CDS encoding efflux RND transporter periplasmic adaptor subunit translates to MKPSANIQRRFLLGAMALALLGALAWVALRTGPLAPVNVQTTQVTQGRVSPEVFGIGQVEARRSWMVGPTTPGRVLAVKVDVGDVVAPGQALAEMDAVDLDQRLAALDASLARGQSGRAAAQAQLADAQAKHALAQANLKRNEDLARQNFISAGALEARTQEMASANAGLQSAMANLDATAQDINRIRAERAALAEQRGSLKLVAPAAAIVSSRDAEAGSTVVAGQAVVKLIDPSSLWVKLRVDQGRSAGLAPGLVARIALRSRPGESFAGKVARVEPLADAVTEERLAQVAFDVVPPGISVGEMAEVTLQLQPTEEGLLLPNAALQSFEGSSGVWLLKDGALTFVALQVGANSLDGMVQVIPVEADALSHGDTVVMYSAKALSADTRIQVVEQLQGAAK, encoded by the coding sequence ATGAAACCCTCTGCCAACATCCAGCGCCGATTTCTTCTGGGCGCCATGGCCCTGGCGCTGCTCGGGGCGCTGGCCTGGGTCGCACTGCGCACGGGGCCGCTGGCGCCGGTGAATGTGCAGACCACGCAGGTCACCCAGGGCCGCGTATCGCCCGAGGTGTTTGGCATTGGTCAGGTGGAGGCCCGGCGCAGCTGGATGGTCGGGCCGACGACGCCGGGGCGGGTCTTGGCCGTGAAGGTGGACGTGGGTGATGTGGTCGCACCGGGGCAGGCTTTGGCCGAGATGGATGCGGTGGATCTGGACCAGCGCCTGGCCGCGCTGGACGCTTCCTTGGCACGCGGGCAAAGCGGACGCGCTGCGGCCCAGGCCCAACTGGCCGATGCCCAGGCCAAACACGCCCTGGCCCAGGCCAACCTGAAACGCAATGAAGATCTTGCGCGCCAAAACTTCATCAGTGCAGGGGCACTGGAAGCGCGCACCCAAGAAATGGCCTCAGCCAACGCAGGCCTGCAAAGCGCGATGGCCAATCTGGACGCGACCGCACAAGACATCAACCGCATTCGCGCCGAGCGCGCGGCACTGGCCGAGCAGCGCGGCAGCCTGAAACTGGTGGCGCCTGCGGCGGCGATCGTGTCGAGCCGCGACGCCGAAGCGGGCAGCACCGTGGTGGCGGGGCAAGCGGTGGTGAAGCTGATCGACCCGAGCAGCCTGTGGGTGAAGCTTCGGGTGGACCAGGGGCGCTCGGCGGGTCTGGCGCCAGGCCTGGTGGCGCGCATTGCACTGCGCTCACGGCCAGGCGAAAGCTTTGCGGGCAAGGTGGCGCGCGTGGAGCCGCTGGCCGATGCGGTGACAGAAGAGCGGCTGGCGCAGGTCGCGTTTGATGTGGTGCCACCCGGTATTTCCGTGGGCGAGATGGCCGAGGTGACGTTGCAGCTGCAGCCCACCGAAGAGGGCCTGCTTCTGCCCAACGCAGCCCTGCAAAGCTTTGAAGGCAGCAGCGGCGTGTGGCTGTTGAAAGATGGCGCGCTGACCTTTGTGGCACTGCAAGTGGGCGCCAACAGTCTGGACGGCATGGTGCAGGTGATACCGGTCGAGGCCGATGCTTTGAGCCACGGCGACACGGTGGTGATGTACAGCGCCAAGGCCTTGAGCGCCGACACCCGCATACAGGTGGTGGAGCAACTGCAAGGGGCGGCCAAGTGA
- a CDS encoding DUF4405 domain-containing protein, whose amino-acid sequence MLRKFAAIALFVSFLAMSSSGLMMFVIEKPSFTIQMHPVHKLFGLIMIISVVAHLSFNYKGLLNHMKNRAAAWVGSVLVVLLVVLYGVAINNQVPPDLAQQMDEAAAQAESR is encoded by the coding sequence ATGCTCCGAAAATTCGCCGCCATTGCGCTGTTTGTCTCTTTCCTGGCGATGTCCAGCTCGGGACTGATGATGTTCGTGATCGAAAAGCCCTCGTTCACCATCCAGATGCACCCTGTGCACAAGCTGTTCGGGCTGATCATGATCATCTCGGTCGTGGCCCACCTGAGCTTCAACTACAAAGGCTTGCTCAACCACATGAAAAACCGCGCTGCTGCCTGGGTGGGAAGTGTGCTGGTGGTGCTTCTGGTCGTGTTGTACGGCGTGGCCATCAACAACCAGGTGCCACCAGATCTCGCACAGCAAATGGATGAAGCGGCGGCACAAGCCGAAAGCCGATAG
- a CDS encoding MipA/OmpV family protein, with protein MSSTLRFPLLCASTLALGLAAAPAWADGPDHDEGEGSHMGLGLGVVSEASSYRGVGTKTEVVPMLMIDNRHVRLFGPNLDLKLPSAGPVSFALTAKYADNGYKASDAAELQGMAERKDGFWLGAKAKWDTPWAELSARVLGDASNRSGGQQLELEAAKGFGLGSRMRLEPHLALTWLDSSYVDYYYGVDAGEAKAGRATYTGTSTVNTELGLRLKTNLAPGHMVMMDLKHTFLGSGIKNSPLVDRSGVSTVFVAYVHQF; from the coding sequence ATGAGCTCTACGCTTCGCTTTCCCCTGCTTTGCGCCTCCACCCTTGCACTTGGCCTTGCAGCAGCCCCAGCCTGGGCAGACGGTCCCGACCACGATGAGGGCGAGGGTTCTCACATGGGATTGGGCCTGGGGGTGGTCAGTGAAGCCTCGTCCTACCGCGGCGTGGGCACCAAGACCGAGGTGGTTCCGATGCTCATGATTGACAACCGCCATGTGCGCTTGTTTGGCCCCAATCTGGACCTCAAACTGCCGTCCGCCGGCCCGGTGTCTTTCGCGCTGACGGCCAAGTACGCCGACAATGGCTACAAAGCCAGCGATGCCGCTGAGCTGCAGGGCATGGCCGAGCGCAAAGACGGCTTCTGGCTGGGCGCAAAAGCGAAGTGGGACACGCCTTGGGCCGAATTGTCCGCCAGAGTGCTGGGCGATGCATCGAACCGCAGCGGTGGACAGCAACTCGAACTGGAAGCCGCCAAGGGTTTTGGGCTGGGCAGCCGCATGCGTCTGGAACCCCACCTCGCCCTGACCTGGCTCGACAGTTCTTATGTTGACTACTACTACGGCGTGGACGCAGGCGAAGCGAAAGCCGGACGGGCCACCTACACAGGCACCTCAACAGTGAACACCGAACTGGGGCTGCGACTGAAAACCAACCTGGCGCCTGGGCACATGGTGATGATGGACCTCAAGCACACCTTCCTCGGTTCGGGCATCAAAAACAGCCCACTGGTGGACCGCAGCGGCGTATCGACCGTGTTCGTGGCCTACGTGCACCAGTTCTGA
- a CDS encoding sensor histidine kinase has protein sequence MPWLKAEWRQSLTVKLLATYLAAWLLTLGVLGASFWLLLNNLGAHKAQEATQAISKAMVFDAQGEPVRVDLQGDLTWLPEALPLDLSYQVADLSGRVHLASPSVKSASSNAMPEMYVQTVYRDHEGTTWKVTVSISHRLMALITAHSTKHMESGALAMVGWSILLLGLVLVFTVQRLLRPLKNASHQATKIGPQSLESRLSDKHLPSEIQPLVHAFNQALDRLEAGFRNQQRFLADAAHELKTPLALLRGQIEMGGTGQTEQLLDDVDHLARQVQQLLLLTEVSDASNFKFETIHLLRLAQEVLTFLSPLAEKLGIRTVLNFDDSRVCTQGDRMALFVLLKNLLENALKFAPEGSTVTITLGTNSLTVRDTGPGIAPDHLPLVFERFWRNPDRRHEGAGLGLAICKEIAVSHAWQLSVHRLEPGTEFMLQFN, from the coding sequence ATGCCGTGGTTGAAAGCTGAGTGGCGCCAGAGCCTCACCGTCAAGCTGCTGGCGACCTACCTGGCCGCCTGGTTGTTGACGCTGGGGGTGCTGGGTGCTTCGTTCTGGCTGCTGCTGAACAATCTGGGTGCTCACAAAGCGCAGGAAGCCACCCAGGCGATCAGCAAAGCCATGGTGTTTGACGCACAGGGTGAGCCGGTTCGGGTTGACCTGCAAGGCGACCTGACATGGCTGCCCGAGGCGCTGCCGCTGGACCTGTCGTACCAGGTGGCCGACTTGTCGGGCCGGGTGCATCTGGCGTCTCCATCCGTCAAGTCCGCTTCCAGCAATGCCATGCCCGAGATGTATGTCCAGACGGTTTACCGCGATCACGAGGGGACCACCTGGAAAGTCACGGTCAGCATCAGCCACCGCCTGATGGCGTTGATCACAGCCCATTCCACGAAACACATGGAAAGCGGCGCATTGGCCATGGTGGGTTGGTCGATTCTGTTGCTCGGTCTGGTGCTGGTTTTCACGGTTCAGCGCCTGTTGCGCCCGCTGAAAAATGCATCGCACCAAGCCACGAAGATCGGCCCGCAATCGCTCGAATCCCGCTTGAGCGACAAGCATTTGCCCAGCGAAATCCAACCCCTGGTCCACGCATTCAACCAGGCCCTGGACCGCCTGGAGGCGGGTTTTCGCAACCAGCAACGCTTCCTGGCAGACGCTGCCCATGAGCTGAAAACACCGCTGGCGCTCTTGCGCGGACAGATTGAAATGGGTGGTACCGGGCAAACCGAACAGTTGCTCGATGACGTAGACCACCTCGCAAGACAGGTACAACAATTGCTGCTGTTGACAGAAGTCAGTGACGCGAGCAATTTCAAATTCGAAACCATCCATCTTCTGCGCTTGGCGCAGGAGGTGCTGACATTCCTGAGTCCTCTGGCGGAGAAACTCGGCATCCGGACAGTTCTGAATTTCGACGATTCCCGCGTCTGTACGCAAGGCGATCGCATGGCGCTTTTTGTGCTGCTGAAAAATCTTCTCGAGAATGCACTGAAGTTCGCGCCCGAGGGCAGCACGGTGACGATCACTCTGGGCACGAACTCACTGACCGTTCGCGATACCGGGCCAGGCATCGCACCCGACCACCTGCCGCTTGTGTTTGAGCGCTTCTGGCGCAACCCGGACCGGCGCCACGAAGGGGCCGGACTGGGACTTGCCATCTGCAAAGAGATCGCTGTATCGCACGCCTGGCAGTTGTCGGTGCACAGACTTGAACCCGGCACCGAGTTCATGCTGCAATTCAACTGA
- a CDS encoding TetR/AcrR family transcriptional regulator has protein sequence MPVKSASKQPTEARQASLIAAALALAAERSPAEVTTAQLAQAIGVTQGAVFRHFESKEAIWLAVLDDASERLLARLLSAAAPHATNGLHALEAVFDAHVEFVIEHPGLPRLVFQELQRPQDTALKANVRQLMQAYRMLLVKLLKRGQAEGLIAQSVDPQTATVVLMGAVQGLVMQALMSGDVAAMRTQAPRVFQLLRAGLSA, from the coding sequence ATGCCCGTCAAATCCGCCTCCAAACAGCCCACCGAAGCTCGCCAGGCCAGCCTCATCGCAGCGGCGCTGGCGCTGGCCGCTGAGCGCAGTCCGGCGGAGGTGACCACCGCACAGCTGGCGCAGGCGATTGGCGTGACGCAGGGCGCGGTATTCCGCCACTTTGAGAGCAAAGAGGCGATCTGGCTGGCTGTGCTCGACGACGCCAGTGAGCGCCTGCTCGCGCGACTGCTCTCGGCGGCAGCGCCTCACGCCACCAACGGGCTCCACGCTTTGGAAGCGGTGTTTGATGCGCACGTGGAATTCGTGATCGAGCACCCTGGGCTGCCACGCCTGGTGTTTCAAGAGCTGCAAAGGCCGCAAGACACGGCACTCAAAGCGAATGTGCGCCAGCTGATGCAGGCTTACCGGATGCTGTTGGTGAAGTTGCTGAAACGAGGGCAAGCCGAAGGCTTGATCGCACAAAGCGTTGACCCGCAGACGGCGACCGTGGTGTTGATGGGCGCTGTTCAGGGTTTGGTGATGCAGGCGCTGATGAGCGGCGATGTTGCCGCGATGCGGACGCAGGCACCGCGGGTGTTTCAACTCTTGCGCGCCGGGCTTAGCGCCTGA
- a CDS encoding response regulator transcription factor, producing the protein MHRVLLLEDHTRLAALVRQALEGAGLACDVVERASAAWAALHAVDYAAVIIDRGLPDGDGLDLVRRLRAAQRFTPCLILTARDALHDRVDGLEAGADDYLSKPFPMAELVARVRALLRRPQQQVALSPTWGDVQLLPEQGLMVCQSATCALPRTEMQIMLTLFKNEGAPVRRGALEAAAWGAQEAVTANALDVALHRLRRKLEHLGSTLLINNIRGVGYAVVES; encoded by the coding sequence ATGCACCGCGTACTCCTGCTGGAAGATCACACCCGTCTCGCCGCACTGGTGCGCCAGGCGCTTGAAGGCGCAGGCCTGGCATGTGATGTTGTTGAGCGCGCCAGCGCGGCGTGGGCCGCGTTGCATGCCGTGGACTACGCCGCCGTGATCATCGACCGTGGCCTGCCCGACGGCGACGGTCTGGACCTGGTTCGCCGGCTGCGGGCGGCTCAGCGGTTCACGCCCTGCCTGATTCTGACCGCCCGCGACGCCTTGCACGACCGGGTGGACGGGCTCGAGGCGGGTGCCGATGACTACCTGAGCAAACCTTTTCCTATGGCAGAGCTGGTGGCGCGCGTTCGCGCACTGTTGCGGCGCCCTCAGCAACAGGTGGCGTTGAGCCCCACGTGGGGCGACGTGCAACTCCTGCCCGAGCAAGGGCTCATGGTCTGCCAAAGCGCGACGTGTGCATTGCCTCGAACAGAAATGCAGATCATGCTGACACTGTTCAAAAACGAGGGAGCGCCGGTTCGGCGCGGCGCTTTAGAGGCTGCTGCCTGGGGCGCACAAGAAGCCGTGACAGCCAATGCGCTGGACGTTGCCTTGCACCGGCTGCGGCGCAAACTCGAACATTTGGGATCGACCCTGTTGATCAACAACATCCGTGGGGTCGGCTATGCCGTGGTTGAAAGCTGA
- a CDS encoding ABC transporter ATP-binding protein has protein sequence MNTMNPQTQPGGILIEGLRKVYGSGDTAVEALKHVNMRVSPGEVVGLVGPSGSGKSTLLKCLGAIIEPTSGKMTLGSDVIYDNGWKVKDLRELRRDRIGFVFQAPYLIPFLDVTDNVALLPMLAGLPNGKARERALELLKALDVQHRARAEPSQLSGGEQQRVSIARALANKPPVILADEPTAPLDSERALGVMRILNQMARQAQTAIIVVTHDEKIIPTFKRIYHIRDGETVEEAGEGRALE, from the coding sequence ATGAACACCATGAACCCCCAAACGCAACCCGGCGGCATCCTGATCGAAGGCCTGCGCAAGGTGTACGGCAGCGGTGACACAGCGGTTGAAGCGCTGAAACACGTGAACATGCGGGTCAGCCCGGGCGAAGTGGTGGGCCTGGTGGGCCCTTCGGGTTCGGGCAAGAGCACGCTGCTCAAATGCCTGGGCGCCATCATCGAGCCCACCAGCGGCAAGATGACGCTGGGCAGCGACGTGATTTACGACAACGGATGGAAGGTAAAAGATCTGCGCGAGCTGCGGCGCGACCGCATCGGCTTCGTCTTCCAGGCGCCCTACCTGATTCCGTTTCTCGACGTGACAGACAACGTGGCGCTGCTGCCGATGCTGGCCGGCCTGCCGAACGGCAAGGCGAGAGAACGTGCATTGGAATTGCTCAAGGCGCTGGACGTTCAACACCGAGCCAGGGCCGAGCCTTCGCAACTCTCAGGGGGTGAGCAACAGCGGGTTTCGATCGCACGGGCGCTGGCGAACAAGCCACCGGTGATCCTGGCCGACGAACCCACGGCGCCCCTGGACAGCGAGCGGGCCCTGGGCGTGATGCGCATCCTCAACCAGATGGCGCGACAGGCACAGACCGCGATCATCGTGGTGACGCACGATGAAAAAATCATTCCCACCTTCAAGCGGATTTACCACATCCGTGATGGCGAAACGGTGGAAGAGGCGGGCGAAGGACGGGCTTTGGAATAG
- a CDS encoding ABC transporter permease: MISLAGRDILHGWSKYVLTGLGLGLLIGVTLTMAGVYRGMVDDAHALLNNSGADLWVVQKDTQGPYAESSSIKDDVVKSVRGMPGVAAAANVAYFTLQVSHGEKDVRAMLVGMEPGQPGAPSYLVAGRQPTRSHYEAVADVKTGFSLGDEIGIRRHTYTVVGLTQRAVSSGGDPMIFVSIKDAQEAQFLKDNDAIVNDRARTAANPAFNKPGVPGLLEAVQNLQTSSRNVNAVLVRIAPGMDAESVAEPIRRWKHVSVYTKAGMEDILVVKLIANSAKQIGMFLVILAIVSAAIVAFIIYTMTMGKLREIAVLKLIGTRDRTIAGMILQQALGLGLIGFAVGKIAATAWGPAFPKYVLLMPGDAITGFAVTMVICALASTLAIRVALKVDPGEAIG, translated from the coding sequence GTGATCAGCCTGGCCGGACGCGACATCCTCCACGGGTGGAGCAAGTACGTGTTGACCGGGCTGGGCCTGGGGTTGTTGATCGGCGTGACGCTGACGATGGCGGGCGTGTACCGCGGCATGGTGGACGACGCCCATGCGTTGCTGAACAACAGCGGTGCCGACCTGTGGGTGGTGCAAAAAGACACCCAGGGGCCGTACGCCGAATCGTCGAGCATCAAAGACGATGTGGTGAAGAGCGTGCGCGGCATGCCAGGTGTGGCGGCAGCGGCGAATGTGGCGTATTTCACCTTGCAGGTGAGCCATGGTGAGAAAGACGTGCGGGCGATGCTGGTGGGCATGGAACCGGGCCAGCCAGGGGCTCCGAGCTACCTGGTGGCTGGTCGGCAGCCCACGCGCAGCCACTACGAGGCAGTGGCCGATGTAAAAACCGGTTTTTCGCTGGGCGATGAGATCGGCATTCGGCGCCATACCTATACGGTGGTGGGGCTCACCCAGCGCGCGGTGTCATCTGGTGGTGACCCGATGATTTTTGTGTCGATCAAGGACGCGCAGGAAGCACAGTTTCTGAAAGACAACGACGCCATCGTGAACGACAGGGCGCGCACCGCCGCCAACCCGGCGTTCAACAAACCCGGCGTGCCGGGCTTGCTGGAAGCGGTGCAAAACCTGCAGACCAGCAGCCGCAACGTGAACGCTGTCCTGGTGCGGATCGCGCCAGGCATGGACGCAGAATCGGTGGCCGAGCCGATACGGCGCTGGAAACATGTGAGCGTCTACACCAAGGCGGGCATGGAAGACATTCTGGTGGTCAAGCTGATCGCCAATTCGGCCAAGCAGATCGGCATGTTTCTGGTCATTCTGGCCATCGTGAGCGCGGCGATTGTGGCCTTCATCATTTACACCATGACCATGGGCAAGCTGCGCGAGATCGCGGTGCTGAAGCTCATCGGCACCCGCGACCGCACCATCGCCGGCATGATCCTGCAGCAGGCACTGGGCCTGGGCCTGATCGGTTTCGCGGTAGGCAAGATCGCGGCCACGGCCTGGGGGCCTGCGTTTCCCAAATACGTGTTGCTGATGCCGGGAGATGCCATCACCGGCTTTGCGGTGACGATGGTGATTTGCGCCCTTGCCAGCACGCTGGCGATCCGCGTGGCGCTCAAGGTCGACCCAGGCGAGGCGATCGGATGA
- a CDS encoding MFS transporter — protein MLLALLTAFALSQAYRTVTAIMATDLQSDFGLSAGSLGTFAGLFALSFGVAQFVMGIGMDLYGLRRTVLSVFPLAVAGATLSALAPNYGWLMLGQLLIGVGCAPAFLACTMFISRHFPSSRFAFVSGIGLGIGGIGLLLTGTPLAWLVERWGWRGGFVLLAALSVLAWLLIWRQVHEPAMGGEAPKRERWGAAVRRFGALFLLPHTLGIMLLGMVAYAAFLALRGLWIGPMLIDRYGFTLVQSGNMALVMSLISLFSPALFGRFDPGPARRRTWVVNFSLLVSALYLGVGLTHHAELNIALVVGISVLSGYSVLQYSDVRSSYAPDLTGRALSVFTMAMFLGVGLVQWLTGHVADWAQAQGIEPYRAVMITIAALLALGSTAFRWLPRLPLLMQAQGPQAAVKAP, from the coding sequence ATGCTGCTGGCGCTGCTGACGGCCTTCGCTCTCAGCCAGGCCTACCGCACGGTCACCGCCATCATGGCCACCGACCTGCAAAGCGACTTTGGCCTCAGCGCCGGCTCGCTGGGCACCTTCGCCGGGCTCTTCGCCCTGTCTTTCGGCGTCGCGCAATTCGTCATGGGCATCGGCATGGACCTCTATGGCCTGCGACGCACCGTGCTCAGCGTCTTCCCGCTCGCCGTGGCCGGGGCCACCTTGTCGGCGTTGGCCCCCAACTACGGCTGGCTGATGCTCGGCCAGTTGCTGATCGGCGTGGGCTGCGCGCCGGCCTTCCTCGCCTGCACCATGTTCATCTCGCGGCATTTCCCCAGCTCGCGCTTCGCCTTCGTCTCGGGCATCGGCCTGGGCATTGGCGGCATCGGCCTGCTGCTCACCGGCACGCCCCTGGCCTGGCTGGTCGAGCGCTGGGGCTGGCGCGGCGGCTTCGTGTTGCTCGCGGCGCTGTCGGTGCTGGCCTGGTTGCTGATCTGGCGCCAGGTGCACGAGCCGGCCATGGGCGGCGAAGCGCCCAAGCGCGAGCGCTGGGGCGCCGCCGTGCGACGCTTTGGCGCGCTATTCCTGCTGCCGCACACGCTGGGCATCATGCTGCTTGGCATGGTCGCCTACGCCGCCTTCCTCGCCCTCAGGGGCCTGTGGATCGGCCCGATGCTGATCGACCGCTACGGCTTCACCCTGGTCCAGAGCGGCAACATGGCCCTCGTGATGTCGCTGATTTCCCTGTTCAGCCCGGCCCTGTTTGGACGCTTCGATCCCGGCCCGGCGCGCCGGCGCACCTGGGTGGTGAACTTCTCCCTGCTGGTCTCCGCGCTCTACCTCGGCGTGGGGCTGACGCACCACGCCGAGCTCAACATCGCGCTGGTGGTGGGCATTTCGGTGCTCTCGGGCTACTCGGTGCTCCAGTATTCCGACGTGCGCTCCTCCTATGCGCCCGACCTGACCGGGCGCGCGCTCTCGGTGTTCACCATGGCGATGTTCCTCGGCGTGGGCTTGGTGCAATGGCTCACCGGCCATGTGGCCGACTGGGCGCAGGCGCAAGGCATCGAGCCCTACCGCGCCGTGATGATCACCATCGCCGCGCTGCTCGCGCTCGGCTCGACCGCCTTCCGCTGGCTGCCCAGGTTGCCGCTTTTGATGCAGGCGCAGGGGCCACAAGCGGCGGTGAAAGCGCCCTGA
- a CDS encoding DMT family transporter, producing the protein MLKRHLSDWRSPTVRGGALALLAAALFGLSTPLVQRFGQGLGPFATAALLYAGAALVALLQRHGAEVEAPLRRSDMPRLLAMVASGAVIGPVALAWGLQRTSGTSASLLLTLEAVFTAVLAWRWYGEVLDGRVKTAVALLLAGGALLVLDQGLSGQVQLLGLLAVAVATVAWGLDNTLSRGVADRDPGQVVVVKAALGAAVTTALALAWGEARPPWPAALALLGVGATGYGLSLRFYLLAQRYFGAARTGSVFAFAPFIGAVGAFALGERSASLLLLAGGVLMVGGVLVHLSEDHVHAHDHRALDHEHAHTHNDGHHDHPHDVMPKGSHSHAHHHSPLRHSHPHAPDLHHQHRH; encoded by the coding sequence TTGCTCAAAAGACATTTGTCCGATTGGCGTTCCCCCACCGTTCGAGGTGGCGCGCTGGCCTTGTTGGCCGCAGCCCTGTTTGGCCTGAGCACGCCGCTGGTGCAACGCTTTGGCCAGGGGCTGGGGCCGTTTGCCACGGCGGCCCTGTTGTATGCCGGGGCCGCGCTGGTGGCGCTGTTGCAGCGCCATGGTGCAGAGGTGGAAGCGCCGCTGCGCCGCAGCGACATGCCACGCCTGCTGGCCATGGTGGCTTCGGGTGCGGTGATCGGGCCGGTGGCGCTGGCCTGGGGCTTGCAGCGCACCAGTGGCACCAGCGCTTCATTGCTGCTCACGCTGGAGGCGGTGTTCACGGCGGTGCTGGCCTGGCGCTGGTATGGCGAAGTATTGGATGGGCGCGTCAAAACGGCGGTGGCTTTGTTGCTGGCCGGTGGGGCGCTGCTGGTTCTCGATCAGGGGCTGTCAGGCCAGGTGCAACTGCTGGGTCTGCTGGCCGTGGCGGTGGCGACGGTGGCCTGGGGTCTGGACAACACGCTCTCGCGCGGCGTGGCCGACCGCGATCCGGGGCAGGTGGTGGTGGTGAAGGCGGCGCTGGGCGCGGCGGTGACCACGGCGCTGGCCTTGGCCTGGGGTGAGGCGCGGCCACCGTGGCCAGCGGCGCTTGCTTTGCTGGGGGTTGGCGCAACCGGCTACGGTCTGAGCCTGCGTTTCTACCTCCTGGCGCAACGGTATTTTGGCGCGGCGCGCACCGGCTCGGTGTTCGCTTTTGCCCCGTTCATCGGCGCGGTGGGGGCTTTTGCACTGGGGGAGCGCTCGGCGAGCCTGCTGCTTTTGGCCGGTGGTGTGCTGATGGTGGGCGGGGTGCTGGTTCATCTGTCTGAAGACCATGTGCATGCCCATGACCACAGGGCGCTGGACCACGAACACGCCCACACCCACAACGACGGTCACCACGATCACCCTCACGACGTGATGCCCAAGGGGTCACACAGCCACGCACACCACCACAGCCCTTTGCGCCATAGCCACCCGCACGCGCCAGATCTGCACCACCAGCATCGCCACTAG
- the lhpI gene encoding bifunctional Delta(1)-pyrroline-2-carboxylate/Delta(1)-piperideine-2-carboxylate reductase, with protein MQFFDAESTRAALPFDRLISALRERFAGGCEVPARHVHEILSPIGEAGMDAAGRRITSLIMPAWTAGRYYGVKIVNIAPGNAKRGLPGLHSTYLLFDGRTGVPLAQIDGDEITARRTAGASALAASYTAREDSEHLLLVGAGRVASLLPEAYRAVRKIKRVSVWARRASEAQALATTLQQQGFEAAPVSHLSVACGEADIVSCATLSNEALVRGAWLQPGSHLDLIGSFTPSMREADDACFQEARLFVDTEEALQKSGDLLIPIQHGVLRADDVRGTLTTLSKGVATGRKNNVERTVFKSVGTALEDLAAAVLVYETGTPSAGKRAPIERL; from the coding sequence ATGCAATTTTTTGATGCCGAATCCACACGAGCCGCCCTGCCCTTTGACCGATTGATCTCCGCGCTGCGGGAGCGTTTCGCGGGGGGTTGTGAAGTCCCTGCCCGCCATGTCCATGAAATACTGAGTCCCATTGGCGAAGCCGGTATGGACGCAGCCGGCCGCCGAATCACCTCGCTGATCATGCCGGCCTGGACAGCCGGGCGCTATTACGGCGTCAAAATTGTGAACATTGCGCCGGGCAATGCCAAGCGCGGCTTGCCAGGGTTGCACAGCACCTATCTCCTGTTCGACGGGCGCACCGGCGTTCCCCTGGCCCAGATTGATGGTGACGAAATCACCGCCCGGCGCACCGCAGGCGCTTCGGCGCTGGCAGCTTCCTACACCGCCCGCGAAGATTCAGAGCACCTGCTCCTGGTCGGCGCGGGCCGGGTGGCCAGCTTGTTGCCTGAGGCCTACAGGGCTGTGCGCAAGATCAAGCGGGTCAGCGTGTGGGCACGCCGCGCAAGCGAGGCGCAGGCCCTGGCCACGACTTTGCAACAGCAAGGCTTCGAGGCTGCACCGGTGAGCCATCTTTCTGTGGCCTGTGGCGAAGCCGATATTGTGAGTTGCGCCACGCTGTCCAACGAAGCCCTGGTGCGCGGCGCCTGGTTGCAACCGGGCTCTCACCTCGACCTGATCGGCAGCTTCACCCCCTCGATGCGCGAAGCAGACGATGCCTGTTTTCAAGAGGCCCGGTTGTTTGTGGATACCGAAGAGGCGTTGCAGAAAAGCGGTGACCTGTTGATTCCGATTCAACACGGTGTTTTGCGGGCAGACGATGTGCGCGGCACACTGACCACCCTGTCCAAGGGCGTGGCAACGGGGCGCAAGAACAACGTTGAACGCACGGTATTCAAGTCGGTTGGAACGGCACTGGAAGACCTGGCCGCAGCGGTGCTGGTTTATGAAACCGGAACGCCATCGGCCGGCAAACGGGCCCCCATTGAGCGTCTTTGA